The following proteins come from a genomic window of Achromobacter deleyi:
- a CDS encoding TonB-dependent hemoglobin/transferrin/lactoferrin family receptor, whose translation MAHSPASRARGTPMNREAPCRLTRLALALRIATALAAPAATLWPAAAALAQVAPAEQARSYRIPAGPLAENLSRFADNAGVTVLFDAALVGQRRGAGLNGEYSVADGFARLLAGSGLAARERSPGVFVLQALPQAGVTQLTPVTVEGEGAAVTPAWETRSDRKRLDDAQVRSWGDLSKRLEPGVNFNRQNNSINIRGLDQDRVLTRVDGIRLPWLDDGARGVKGGLEAVDFNSLSRLDIVRGADASAGGSGAISGMADLYTLDPSDLLADGKTFGALAKTDYDTADSSWGANAALAGQIHSNTFWLVQAGVRNGHALDNRGDVGGYGPRRNQPTPEDYDQRSFLLKLQQRVEGGHRFGLTGEYFKRNATQDSMFEQGPGTSYLIGENTTKKETERQRVSLDYSYKAPGEGGWIDSATAVVYWQRMQLDSALDGERSRDTRANIIPGDPLRYGFPSGAYGRNNSIRQTMFGANGELTKRLAGNTVSQLWTVGGEWYGNKTEQNSSGYDNCPTVPPGTPALFGPRTCDMLHTNQADVPLSKGSQWALWMSDEFSFGDGRYTVMPALRYDHYEQKPKSTESYASNRNGGVLPPENRGGRFSPKLLTTWKAADALSLYAQYAYGFKAPSATQLYTNYGGPGTYLRVGNPYLKPETSKGWELGAKLGSDSLGGALSFFDNRYQNFIDSNVPLDANSPQWQPGWAGQYPLGITGNVNRAKVRIYGAEASAHWKFSPGWRTWGSLAWAVGKDEGTGQYLNSVAPLKAVLGVGYGRDVWGVDAMLTTALRRNKVEYPEAGATTPNRDFQAPGYGVVDLMGYWRPTAVKGLQVQAGVFNLFDKKYWEAINVPTAGATALPRPVDWYTEPGRSLRVSLTYQY comes from the coding sequence ATGGCTCACTCCCCCGCCAGCCGCGCCCGCGGCACCCCCATGAACCGAGAGGCTCCATGCCGATTGACCCGCCTGGCCCTGGCGCTGCGCATTGCCACCGCGCTGGCTGCCCCCGCCGCCACGCTGTGGCCGGCCGCCGCCGCGCTGGCCCAGGTCGCGCCGGCCGAGCAGGCGCGCAGCTACCGCATTCCGGCCGGCCCGCTGGCCGAGAACCTGTCGCGCTTCGCCGACAACGCCGGCGTCACGGTGCTGTTCGACGCGGCGCTGGTGGGCCAGCGCCGTGGTGCCGGCCTGAACGGGGAGTATTCCGTGGCTGACGGTTTCGCCCGCCTGCTGGCCGGCAGCGGCCTGGCCGCGCGCGAGCGCAGCCCGGGCGTGTTCGTGCTGCAGGCCCTGCCGCAGGCCGGCGTGACGCAGCTGACGCCGGTCACGGTGGAAGGCGAGGGCGCGGCGGTCACGCCCGCCTGGGAAACCCGCAGCGACCGCAAGCGCCTGGACGACGCGCAGGTGCGCAGCTGGGGCGACCTGAGCAAGCGCCTGGAACCCGGCGTGAATTTCAACCGCCAGAACAACAGCATCAACATCCGCGGCCTCGACCAGGACCGCGTGCTGACGCGGGTGGACGGCATCCGCCTGCCGTGGCTCGACGACGGCGCGCGCGGCGTCAAGGGCGGCCTGGAAGCGGTGGACTTCAATTCCCTGTCGCGCCTGGACATCGTGCGCGGCGCCGACGCCAGCGCCGGCGGTTCGGGCGCCATCTCGGGCATGGCGGACCTGTACACGCTCGATCCCTCGGACCTGCTGGCCGACGGCAAGACCTTCGGCGCGCTGGCCAAGACCGACTACGACACCGCCGACAGCAGCTGGGGCGCCAACGCCGCGCTGGCCGGGCAGATCCACAGCAACACCTTCTGGCTGGTGCAGGCGGGCGTGCGCAACGGCCACGCGCTCGACAATCGCGGCGACGTCGGCGGCTACGGCCCGCGCCGCAACCAGCCGACGCCCGAGGACTACGACCAGCGCAGCTTCCTGCTCAAGCTGCAGCAGCGCGTCGAGGGCGGCCACCGCTTCGGCCTGACCGGCGAATACTTCAAGCGCAACGCCACGCAGGACAGCATGTTCGAGCAGGGGCCGGGCACCAGCTACCTGATCGGCGAAAACACCACCAAGAAGGAAACCGAGCGCCAGCGCGTGTCGCTCGATTATTCCTACAAGGCGCCCGGCGAGGGCGGCTGGATCGACAGCGCCACCGCGGTGGTGTACTGGCAGCGCATGCAGCTCGACAGCGCGCTGGATGGCGAACGCAGCCGCGACACGCGCGCCAACATCATTCCCGGCGATCCCCTCCGCTACGGCTTTCCCAGCGGCGCCTATGGCCGCAACAACTCCATCCGCCAGACCATGTTCGGCGCCAATGGCGAGCTGACCAAGCGGCTGGCGGGCAACACGGTGTCGCAGCTGTGGACCGTGGGCGGCGAGTGGTACGGCAACAAGACCGAACAGAATTCCAGCGGCTACGACAACTGCCCCACGGTGCCGCCCGGCACGCCGGCGCTGTTCGGCCCGCGTACCTGCGACATGCTGCACACCAACCAGGCCGACGTGCCGCTGTCCAAGGGCAGCCAGTGGGCGTTGTGGATGTCAGACGAATTCAGCTTCGGCGACGGCCGCTACACCGTCATGCCGGCGTTACGATACGACCACTACGAGCAGAAGCCCAAGTCCACCGAAAGCTACGCCAGCAACCGCAATGGCGGCGTGCTGCCGCCCGAGAACCGCGGCGGACGCTTTTCCCCCAAGTTGCTGACCACCTGGAAGGCGGCCGACGCGCTGAGCCTGTATGCGCAGTACGCCTATGGCTTCAAGGCGCCGAGCGCGACGCAGCTGTACACCAACTACGGCGGTCCCGGCACCTACCTGCGGGTCGGCAATCCCTACCTGAAACCCGAAACCAGCAAGGGCTGGGAACTGGGCGCCAAGCTGGGATCCGATTCGCTCGGCGGCGCGCTATCGTTCTTCGACAACCGTTACCAGAATTTCATCGACAGCAACGTGCCGCTGGACGCCAACTCGCCGCAGTGGCAGCCGGGATGGGCCGGGCAGTACCCGCTGGGCATCACCGGCAACGTCAACCGCGCCAAGGTGCGCATCTATGGCGCCGAGGCCAGCGCGCACTGGAAGTTCTCGCCGGGCTGGCGCACCTGGGGCTCGCTGGCGTGGGCGGTGGGCAAGGATGAAGGCACCGGCCAGTACCTGAACTCGGTGGCGCCGCTGAAGGCGGTGCTGGGCGTGGGCTACGGCCGCGACGTGTGGGGCGTGGACGCGATGCTGACCACCGCCCTGCGCCGCAACAAGGTCGAGTACCCGGAAGCCGGCGCCACGACGCCCAACCGCGACTTCCAGGCGCCCGGCTACGGCGTGGTGGACCTGATGGGCTACTGGCGGCCGACGGCGGTCAAGGGCCTGCAGGTGCAGGCCGGCGTCTTCAACCTGTTCGACAAGAAGTACTGGGAAGCGATCAACGTGCCGACCGCCGGCGCCACGGCCCTGCCGCGGCCGGTGGACTGGTACACGGAACCGGGACGCAGCCTGCGCGTCTCACTGACTTATCAATACTGA
- a CDS encoding heme/hemin ABC transporter substrate-binding protein — protein MKKWLAMAAGWMLVACAQAAPPARVVTLGGSVTEIVYGLGQGDRLVGDDQSSLYPEAATKLPRVGYYRAVPVEGVLALKPDLVLASEQAGPPEALKRLGEVGVRVVSVPDAPSVDSLKARIRAVAGALDVAPAGERMVQEVTRELDKAEALPATRARALLLINRNGAPQGAGHGTAAAEVMHLAGLANVLDGQQGYKPLSPEAIGALAPDLIIVTRESLQASGGLEGFARLPGIAVTQAAAKQRIIVMDDLLILGLGPRLPQALTQLKQEAAHAMAR, from the coding sequence ATGAAGAAATGGCTGGCGATGGCGGCGGGATGGATGCTGGTGGCGTGCGCGCAGGCGGCGCCGCCGGCGCGCGTGGTGACCCTGGGCGGCAGCGTGACGGAGATCGTCTACGGCCTGGGGCAGGGTGACAGGCTGGTGGGCGACGACCAGTCCAGCCTGTACCCGGAGGCCGCGACCAAGCTGCCGCGCGTCGGCTATTACCGCGCGGTGCCGGTGGAAGGCGTGCTGGCGCTCAAGCCCGACCTGGTGCTGGCCTCCGAACAGGCCGGCCCGCCCGAGGCGCTCAAGCGCCTGGGCGAGGTCGGGGTGCGGGTGGTGAGCGTGCCGGACGCGCCGTCGGTCGATTCGCTCAAGGCGCGCATCCGCGCCGTGGCGGGCGCGCTGGACGTGGCGCCCGCCGGCGAGCGCATGGTGCAGGAGGTGACGCGCGAACTCGACAAGGCCGAGGCGCTGCCCGCCACGCGCGCGCGGGCGCTGCTGCTGATAAACCGCAATGGCGCGCCGCAGGGCGCGGGCCATGGCACCGCGGCGGCCGAGGTCATGCACCTGGCCGGGCTGGCCAACGTGCTGGACGGGCAGCAGGGCTACAAACCGCTGTCGCCCGAAGCCATCGGCGCGCTGGCGCCGGACCTGATCATCGTGACGCGCGAGTCGCTGCAGGCCAGCGGCGGCCTGGAAGGCTTCGCGCGGCTGCCCGGCATCGCCGTCACGCAGGCCGCCGCGAAGCAGCGCATCATCGTGATGGACGACCTGCTGATCCTGGGCCTGGGCCCGCGCCTGCCGCAGGCGCTGACGCAGCTCAAGCAGGAGGCCGCGCATGCCATGGCGCGCTAA
- a CDS encoding hemin-degrading factor, whose product MNQEVKHTDFDTRAAELRARNDALAASKPGLRARNLAQELGVSEAEWVAAGCGGVKAIELHGQPQEIFRELGTLGPVMALTRNDWCVHERHGEYLDIQADGPVGLVLGPDIDLRVFFSSWRSAWAVEQDGRHSLQFFDGEGVAVHKVYRTEATNVAAYDALVARFAGASRWPETSPYAPATDAPRVEDSAQWRQAWLGMQDTHEFFPLLRKFKVSRLAALAAAGEDLAQTVPVESVERMLESAAGSGLSIMCFVGNRGMIQIHTGPVEQLRRTGPWYNVLDPKFNLHLDTTAIASAWVVNKPTSDGWVTSLELYSSSGDLIAQFFGERKPGKPELPGWRELMLGLCRVPLAA is encoded by the coding sequence ATGAACCAAGAAGTGAAGCACACCGATTTCGACACCCGCGCCGCCGAGCTGCGCGCGCGCAACGACGCGCTGGCGGCGAGCAAGCCCGGCCTGCGCGCCCGCAACCTGGCGCAGGAACTGGGCGTCTCCGAGGCCGAATGGGTCGCCGCCGGCTGTGGCGGCGTCAAGGCGATTGAACTGCACGGCCAGCCGCAGGAGATCTTCCGCGAATTGGGCACGCTGGGTCCGGTGATGGCCTTGACGCGCAATGACTGGTGCGTGCACGAACGCCACGGCGAATACCTGGACATCCAGGCCGACGGGCCGGTTGGCCTGGTGCTGGGGCCGGACATCGACCTGCGCGTGTTCTTCTCGAGCTGGCGCTCGGCCTGGGCGGTCGAGCAGGATGGCCGCCACAGCCTGCAGTTCTTCGACGGCGAGGGCGTGGCGGTGCACAAGGTCTATCGCACCGAGGCCACCAACGTCGCCGCGTATGACGCGCTGGTGGCCCGTTTCGCCGGCGCGTCGCGCTGGCCCGAGACCTCGCCCTATGCGCCCGCCACCGACGCGCCGCGGGTCGAGGACAGCGCGCAATGGCGCCAGGCCTGGCTCGGCATGCAGGATACGCACGAATTCTTCCCGCTGCTGCGCAAGTTCAAGGTGTCGCGCCTGGCGGCGCTGGCGGCGGCCGGCGAGGACCTGGCCCAGACGGTGCCGGTGGAATCGGTCGAGCGCATGCTGGAGTCGGCCGCGGGCAGCGGCCTGTCGATCATGTGCTTCGTCGGCAACCGGGGCATGATCCAGATCCACACGGGTCCGGTTGAACAGCTGCGCCGCACCGGTCCCTGGTATAACGTGCTGGACCCGAAGTTCAACCTGCACCTGGACACCACCGCCATCGCGTCGGCGTGGGTGGTCAACAAGCCCACCAGCGATGGCTGGGTGACGTCGCTGGAGCTGTATTCTTCCAGCGGCGACCTGATTGCGCAGTTCTTTGGCGAGCGCAAGCCGGGCAAGCCGGAACTGCCGGGTTGGCGTGAATTGATGTTGGGTCTGTGCCGCGTGCCGTTGGCCGCGTGA